From Solidesulfovibrio carbinoliphilus subsp. oakridgensis, the proteins below share one genomic window:
- a CDS encoding alpha/beta hydrolase yields the protein MTDVFFLSGWAGPETLFPGFSGRWTFAAPFLDGDEAALLARIEASPARILGGWSTGAHMLVRHAAGLFPRFERVVLFAPFLRFADSLPARITRAMAAGLATDAEAVTRGFWKNCGLSEAAVQALDFDPAWAGRLSEGLAYLLASAAPDRPVPAGNVTVVHGAADRIVRPAAVEAVLSVLDGAAVVGHHGGHWPDPTLLGEHLFP from the coding sequence ATGACCGACGTTTTCTTCCTGTCCGGCTGGGCCGGTCCCGAAACGCTCTTCCCCGGGTTTTCGGGCCGGTGGACGTTTGCCGCGCCCTTTCTGGACGGGGACGAGGCCGCCCTGCTCGCCCGTATCGAGGCCAGCCCGGCCCGGATTCTTGGCGGCTGGTCCACGGGCGCGCACATGCTCGTCAGGCACGCGGCCGGGCTTTTCCCCCGGTTCGAGCGGGTGGTCCTTTTCGCGCCGTTCCTGCGCTTTGCCGACAGCCTGCCCGCCCGGATCACCCGGGCCATGGCGGCCGGCCTGGCCACGGACGCCGAGGCCGTCACACGGGGCTTCTGGAAAAACTGCGGCCTGTCCGAGGCGGCCGTCCAGGCCCTGGACTTTGACCCGGCCTGGGCCGGCCGGCTCTCCGAGGGCCTGGCCTATCTCCTGGCCTCGGCCGCCCCGGACAGGCCCGTGCCGGCCGGAAACGTCACCGTCGTCCACGGCGCGGCCGACCGCATCGTGCGGCCCGCGGCCGTGGAGGCGGTCCTCTCCGTCCTTGACGGCGCGGCGGTCGTGGGGCACCACGGCGGCCACTGGCCCGATCCCACCCTTCTCGGAGAACACCTTTTCCCATGA